The proteins below come from a single Halobacillus salinarum genomic window:
- a CDS encoding EscU/YscU/HrcU family type III secretion system export apparatus switch protein: protein MTNQRKNAVALGYEANKEEAPRVIAKGKGYVAEKILENAQKHNIPVQEDPTLLELLSQLNINEQIPEELYHVVAEVFALIYRTDQDIE, encoded by the coding sequence ATGACAAATCAACGAAAAAATGCTGTAGCACTTGGGTATGAAGCAAATAAGGAAGAAGCACCAAGAGTAATTGCTAAAGGAAAAGGATATGTAGCTGAGAAAATATTGGAAAATGCTCAAAAACATAACATTCCTGTCCAGGAAGATCCTACCCTTCTGGAACTTCTTTCACAGCTGAATATTAACGAGCAGATCCCAGAAGAGCTCTACCATGTCGTCGCTGAAGTATTTGCCTTAATCTATCGAACCGATCAAGATATTGAATGA
- a CDS encoding ribonuclease HII, protein MGDKKTIQQIKEQIAASGLTNEEVSQLKLDSRKGVRTLLQQYERELQKKRTLRMAFYEMRQWEQKCFAEGKTCIAGIDEAGRGPLAGPVVAAAVILPEGFYLEGLNDSKQLSLAKREEFYTYITKTAATSTGLATNNEIDELNIYQATKLAMQRAVAELPMKPDHLLIDAMEIRETACTQESIIKGDQKSVSIAAASVIAKVSRDRLMKKIHKEFPVYEFSSNQGYGTKQHLEAMEKHGVSPYHRQSFSPVKNLHFV, encoded by the coding sequence ATGGGAGATAAGAAAACCATTCAGCAAATTAAAGAGCAGATCGCTGCCAGCGGATTGACGAATGAAGAGGTCTCTCAACTTAAGCTGGATTCACGTAAGGGAGTACGTACACTTTTGCAGCAATATGAACGTGAGCTGCAAAAAAAACGAACCTTGAGAATGGCCTTCTATGAAATGCGCCAGTGGGAACAAAAATGTTTTGCTGAAGGAAAAACGTGTATAGCTGGAATTGATGAAGCGGGTCGCGGTCCGCTTGCCGGCCCGGTGGTCGCTGCAGCTGTGATTCTGCCGGAGGGTTTTTATTTGGAAGGATTAAATGATTCGAAGCAGCTCTCTCTAGCAAAGCGTGAAGAATTCTATACATATATTACAAAAACGGCTGCTACTAGTACGGGGCTGGCAACAAATAATGAAATTGACGAACTGAATATATATCAGGCTACGAAGCTTGCTATGCAAAGAGCGGTAGCTGAACTGCCTATGAAACCGGATCACTTGCTTATAGACGCTATGGAAATTCGAGAGACCGCATGTACACAGGAATCCATTATTAAAGGTGACCAGAAGAGTGTATCGATCGCTGCGGCCAGCGTAATTGCTAAAGTAAGCAGAGATCGTTTAATGAAAAAGATCCATAAGGAATTTCCGGTGTATGAATTCTCTTCCAATCAGGGCTATGGGACGAAACAACACCTGGAGGCAATGGAAAAACACGGTGTAAGTCCTTATCATCGTCAAAGCTTTTCACCTGTTAAAAATCTTCATTTTGTGTAA
- the ylqF gene encoding ribosome biogenesis GTPase YlqF, which yields MTIQWFPGHMAKAKREAAEKLKLVDFVIELVDARAPLSSQNPMLHEILQEKPKMVVLMKKDLADPEVTKEWLNSYQESGIPALAIEANEKKDVKKVIDLAKDLGKEKLEKLKAKGVRPRPSRAMILGIPNVGKSTLINRLANRKLAKTGDKPGVTKAQQWIKVKKEFELLDTPGILWPKFEDEEVGYRLASIGTIKDQILPKEDVAAYILNYLKDRYPGLLEKRFGFSDYEDIMTAFETIGQKRGCLESGGLVNFEKTSDVILQDLRTGKIGLVSFEEPE from the coding sequence GTGACTATACAATGGTTTCCTGGCCACATGGCTAAAGCAAAGCGGGAAGCAGCTGAAAAATTAAAACTCGTTGATTTTGTGATTGAGCTTGTAGATGCGAGGGCACCGCTTTCATCTCAAAATCCTATGCTTCACGAAATTTTGCAGGAAAAGCCGAAGATGGTGGTTCTTATGAAAAAAGACCTTGCTGATCCTGAAGTCACCAAAGAGTGGCTTAATAGTTACCAAGAAAGCGGAATTCCAGCACTGGCGATTGAAGCCAATGAAAAAAAAGACGTAAAAAAAGTGATCGATCTGGCGAAAGACCTAGGGAAAGAAAAGCTGGAAAAATTAAAAGCTAAAGGCGTGCGTCCTCGACCTTCGAGAGCCATGATTCTCGGGATCCCTAATGTAGGAAAGTCAACGTTAATTAATCGTCTGGCTAACCGGAAGCTGGCTAAAACTGGAGACAAGCCTGGTGTTACAAAAGCACAGCAATGGATTAAGGTGAAAAAAGAATTTGAGCTGCTTGATACGCCTGGAATCCTTTGGCCGAAATTTGAAGATGAAGAGGTCGGGTACAGACTCGCTTCCATCGGAACAATTAAAGACCAGATTCTCCCGAAAGAAGACGTGGCAGCCTATATCCTAAATTACTTGAAGGACCGTTACCCTGGTTTACTTGAAAAACGATTCGGCTTTTCTGACTATGAAGATATTATGACTGCTTTTGAAACCATTGGACAAAAAAGAGGCTGCCTTGAAAGCGGTGGTCTAGTCAATTTTGAAAAAACGTCCGATGTAATTCTTCAGGATTTACGAACAGGAAAGATCGGTCTTGTCAGTTTTGAAGAACCGGAATAA
- the lepB gene encoding signal peptidase I yields MNKQLLDWLKAFAIAAILAIVVRVFLFAPVVVEGPSMLNTLHNGDHLIVSKINYTLGSPDRFDVVVFHATETKDYIKRVIGLPGDHIEYKNDQLYVNGKKVDETFLNERISKLPDGEKLTEDFSIEQIPGGYETVPKGKVLVLGDNRNNSTDSRMLGMIPEDKIVGQAVLLYWPLDRIRLVQ; encoded by the coding sequence ATGAACAAACAGCTGCTCGATTGGCTGAAAGCTTTCGCGATTGCAGCTATTCTAGCGATCGTTGTTCGCGTTTTTCTGTTTGCCCCTGTCGTTGTCGAAGGCCCCTCAATGTTAAATACACTGCATAATGGGGATCATTTAATCGTGAGTAAAATAAATTACACTCTAGGTTCCCCGGACCGGTTTGATGTCGTGGTGTTTCACGCTACCGAAACAAAAGATTACATAAAACGTGTAATTGGACTGCCTGGTGATCATATTGAATATAAAAATGACCAGCTCTATGTAAATGGGAAAAAAGTAGACGAAACCTTTTTAAATGAAAGAATCAGTAAGCTGCCAGACGGAGAAAAGCTGACAGAAGATTTCTCCATTGAACAGATCCCCGGCGGTTATGAGACCGTGCCAAAAGGGAAAGTTCTTGTATTAGGAGATAATCGCAATAACTCAACCGATAGTCGAATGCTGGGTATGATTCCGGAGGATAAAATCGTCGGTCAGGCCGTTCTGCTTTATTGGCCGCTTGATCGTATTCGACTGGTTCAGTAG
- the rplS gene encoding 50S ribosomal protein L19 produces MQQLIHEITKEQLRTDIPDFRPGDTVKVHVKVVEGNRERIQVFEGVVIKRQNGGISETFTVRKITYGVGVERTFPLHSPRVAKIEVSRRGKVRRAKLYYLRNLRGKAARIKEIR; encoded by the coding sequence ATGCAGCAACTAATTCATGAAATTACGAAAGAACAGCTTCGTACAGACATCCCGGACTTTCGCCCAGGTGATACTGTAAAAGTACACGTGAAAGTTGTCGAAGGAAACCGCGAGCGTATCCAGGTTTTCGAAGGGGTTGTAATCAAGCGTCAAAACGGCGGTATCAGCGAAACTTTTACTGTTCGTAAAATTACTTACGGTGTAGGAGTAGAGCGTACCTTCCCGCTACATTCACCAAGAGTAGCTAAAATCGAAGTTTCTCGCCGCGGAAAAGTACGTCGTGCGAAACTTTACTACTTGCGCAACCTTCGCGGTAAAGCAGCAAGAATTAAAGAAATTCGTTAA
- the trmD gene encoding tRNA (guanosine(37)-N1)-methyltransferase TrmD: MHIDILTLFPEMFEGVLNASILKRAQERNAFSYQTTNFREYTLNKHNKVDDYPYGGGAGLVLSPQPIFDAVEAVKGKTDTPPRVVLMCPQGEPYNQRKAEDFSYEEHLIIICGHYEGFDERIRQELVTDEVSIGDYVLTGGELGAMVVVDSVVRLLPGVLGNESSAPRDSFSSGLLEHPHYTRPAEFRGAQVPDVLLSGNHAKIDEWRHYQSLKRTYERRPDLLLNRALSDKEKAWIQAWKDEE; this comes from the coding sequence ATGCATATCGATATCCTTACGTTATTTCCGGAGATGTTTGAAGGTGTTCTGAATGCTTCGATATTGAAAAGAGCACAGGAAAGAAATGCGTTCAGCTATCAAACCACCAATTTCCGCGAGTACACTTTGAATAAACATAACAAAGTGGATGATTATCCTTATGGGGGAGGCGCGGGGCTTGTGTTATCGCCGCAGCCAATCTTTGATGCCGTGGAAGCAGTTAAAGGAAAGACGGATACCCCTCCGAGAGTGGTGCTTATGTGTCCGCAGGGAGAGCCTTATAACCAAAGAAAAGCTGAAGATTTTTCCTATGAGGAACATCTGATTATCATTTGCGGTCATTATGAGGGTTTTGATGAACGAATTCGTCAGGAATTGGTTACGGATGAAGTATCGATAGGTGATTACGTTTTAACCGGCGGAGAACTGGGAGCAATGGTTGTCGTTGATTCTGTAGTTCGTTTGCTCCCCGGTGTACTCGGAAATGAATCCTCTGCTCCTCGTGATTCGTTTTCCAGCGGATTGCTTGAACATCCTCATTATACGAGACCGGCTGAGTTTCGCGGAGCCCAGGTTCCTGATGTACTGCTTTCAGGCAACCATGCGAAAATTGACGAATGGCGGCATTATCAATCTCTAAAGCGCACGTATGAACGACGCCCCGATCTGTTGTTAAATAGAGCGCTCTCTGATAAGGAAAAAGCGTGGATTCAGGCGTGGAAAGATGAAGAGTAA
- the rimM gene encoding ribosome maturation factor RimM (Essential for efficient processing of 16S rRNA), whose translation MSGQMFNVGKVINTHGIKGEVKVHRITDFDERFQPGQLLYWVIEGKDPVELKVASHRVHKGFDLLTFEDHSTINDVERYKNGMLMIDEQEQAELGEHEFYFHEIIGCHVYLSSGEEIGEIKEILTPGANDVWVVKCQGKPDVLIPYIGEVVKEVHPEKQQVIIDPIEGLLD comes from the coding sequence ATGAGTGGACAAATGTTCAATGTTGGAAAAGTTATTAATACACACGGCATTAAAGGTGAAGTGAAAGTTCATCGAATCACCGATTTCGATGAACGATTCCAGCCAGGGCAGCTTTTGTATTGGGTAATTGAAGGAAAAGATCCTGTGGAGCTTAAAGTAGCCAGTCACAGAGTGCATAAGGGCTTTGATTTGCTTACGTTTGAGGATCACTCCACGATTAATGATGTGGAAAGGTATAAAAACGGCATGCTTATGATTGATGAGCAGGAGCAGGCAGAACTTGGAGAGCATGAATTTTATTTTCATGAAATCATCGGCTGTCATGTTTATCTATCCAGCGGTGAGGAAATCGGAGAGATTAAAGAGATTCTTACACCTGGAGCGAATGATGTCTGGGTAGTTAAGTGCCAGGGTAAACCAGATGTACTCATTCCGTACATTGGAGAGGTTGTGAAGGAAGTTCATCCAGAAAAGCAACAGGTGATCATTGATCCAATAGAGGGGCTGCTTGATTAA
- a CDS encoding YlqD family protein, protein MQIIRRIPVKHVLTEQSRSKLKNRFDARVKQLEQECYHLTFEQKKLERKPGLSKQEVGRRFSKEISRRKDELRWMEHQLNQLNILPDGSELETDEVEAVLSINEGDEWSESVLEQQIVIKDGIVIRAR, encoded by the coding sequence ATGCAGATCATTAGACGAATACCCGTAAAACATGTACTCACAGAGCAAAGCAGAAGCAAACTGAAAAATCGTTTTGATGCTCGAGTAAAGCAGTTGGAGCAGGAATGCTACCATTTGACCTTTGAACAGAAAAAGCTTGAAAGAAAGCCTGGTCTTTCCAAACAAGAGGTGGGCCGCAGATTTTCTAAGGAAATAAGCAGACGTAAAGATGAACTACGCTGGATGGAACACCAGCTTAATCAGCTTAATATTCTACCTGATGGCAGTGAGCTTGAAACAGATGAAGTAGAAGCAGTACTTTCCATTAATGAGGGAGACGAGTGGAGCGAGAGTGTTCTAGAACAGCAAATTGTCATTAAAGACGGAATCGTAATACGAGCGAGGTAA
- a CDS encoding KH domain-containing protein, with translation MKALIETIVTPLVDHPEDIQVNVNEEERKVVYHLTVHPDDVGKVIGKNGRIAKAIRTVVYAAGSDSKKRIYLDIM, from the coding sequence ATGAAAGCCTTAATTGAAACGATCGTCACCCCGCTCGTTGACCACCCTGAGGATATTCAAGTGAATGTGAATGAGGAAGAACGCAAGGTGGTGTACCACTTAACCGTTCATCCGGATGATGTCGGTAAGGTGATTGGGAAAAACGGACGGATTGCAAAGGCGATCCGCACTGTCGTTTACGCGGCAGGCTCTGATTCTAAGAAAAGAATCTATCTGGATATCATGTAA
- the rpsP gene encoding 30S ribosomal protein S16, producing the protein MAVKIRLKRMGSKRNPYYRVVVADSRSPRDGRFIEQIGTYNPVANPVEVKLDAEKAITWMSNGAQPSDTVRNLFSKEGIMKQFHDKKNQK; encoded by the coding sequence ATGGCAGTAAAAATTCGCCTTAAACGTATGGGTTCAAAACGTAATCCTTATTATCGTGTAGTTGTAGCAGATTCCCGTTCTCCTCGTGATGGACGTTTCATTGAGCAGATCGGCACATATAATCCTGTAGCTAACCCTGTAGAAGTTAAACTGGATGCTGAGAAAGCTATTACTTGGATGTCCAATGGGGCACAACCGAGCGATACAGTGCGCAACCTTTTTTCAAAAGAAGGCATCATGAAGCAATTTCACGACAAGAAAAACCAAAAGTAA
- the ffh gene encoding signal recognition particle protein: MAFEGLSDRLQETIKKIKGKGKVTEQDVKEMTREVRLALLEADVNFKVVKDFVKRIRERAVGQEVMNSLTPGQQVIKVVKDELTELMGGDESKIAVAKRPPTVIMMVGLQGAGKTTTTGKLANLLRKSYNRSPLLAAADVYRPAAINQLQTLGKQLNMPVHEQGTEADPVDIAKNAIEKAKEEHNDYVIIDTAGRLHVDGELMDELQRIKDAVNPDEIFLVVDAMTGQDAVNVAESFDEQLDISGVLLTKLDGDTRGGAALSIKAVTGKPIKFAGMGEKLDQLEAFHPERMASRILGMGDMLTLIEKAQTQVDEQQAKELESKMRSASFTFEDFLDQMEQVKNMGPLDELINMIPGANKMKGLKNVSFDDKQIVHVEAIIQSMTKKERIEPSVMNASRKKRIAKGSGTSVSEVNRLLKQFEEMKKMMKQMSNTKGKKGKGMNFPFM; this comes from the coding sequence ATGGCTTTTGAAGGTTTATCCGACCGTTTGCAGGAAACGATTAAAAAGATTAAAGGCAAAGGCAAGGTCACCGAACAAGATGTGAAAGAAATGACGCGTGAAGTTCGTCTTGCCCTCCTTGAAGCTGATGTTAACTTTAAAGTAGTCAAGGATTTTGTGAAACGCATTAGAGAGCGGGCAGTGGGGCAAGAAGTTATGAACAGCCTCACTCCCGGTCAGCAGGTTATTAAAGTCGTTAAAGATGAGCTGACGGAATTGATGGGTGGGGACGAAAGTAAGATCGCCGTTGCCAAGCGCCCTCCTACTGTGATCATGATGGTAGGTTTGCAAGGGGCGGGGAAAACGACCACCACCGGGAAGCTGGCGAATCTGCTTCGGAAAAGCTATAACCGGAGTCCGTTACTCGCGGCAGCAGACGTTTACCGCCCTGCTGCTATCAACCAGCTGCAAACACTCGGTAAGCAGCTGAACATGCCGGTCCATGAACAAGGAACAGAGGCAGATCCTGTGGACATTGCAAAGAATGCCATTGAAAAGGCAAAGGAAGAGCACAATGATTATGTAATCATTGATACGGCAGGTCGTCTCCACGTTGATGGGGAACTGATGGATGAACTGCAGCGAATCAAAGATGCCGTAAACCCTGACGAAATTTTCTTAGTTGTTGATGCAATGACTGGTCAGGATGCAGTAAACGTAGCAGAGAGCTTTGATGAACAGCTGGATATCAGCGGGGTGTTGCTAACGAAATTGGATGGGGACACCCGTGGCGGTGCTGCGCTGTCCATTAAAGCCGTAACTGGAAAACCGATTAAGTTTGCCGGTATGGGAGAAAAGCTTGACCAGCTTGAAGCCTTCCACCCGGAGCGGATGGCTTCCCGGATTTTAGGAATGGGAGATATGCTCACCCTGATTGAAAAAGCTCAGACGCAGGTGGATGAGCAGCAGGCAAAGGAACTGGAATCAAAGATGCGCTCCGCTTCGTTTACTTTTGAAGACTTTCTCGATCAGATGGAGCAGGTAAAAAACATGGGGCCGCTCGATGAGCTTATCAACATGATCCCCGGAGCTAACAAGATGAAGGGGTTAAAGAACGTCTCTTTTGATGATAAACAGATTGTCCACGTAGAGGCGATCATCCAGTCGATGACAAAAAAAGAACGCATTGAACCATCTGTTATGAATGCGAGCCGGAAAAAGCGGATTGCGAAGGGGTCCGGTACTTCAGTTTCTGAAGTCAACAGGTTGTTAAAACAGTTTGAAGAAATGAAAAAAATGATGAAACAAATGAGCAATACGAAAGGTAAAAAGGGTAAGGGTATGAATTTTCCTTTTATGTAA
- a CDS encoding putative DNA-binding protein, which produces MLEKTTRINFLFDFYQSLLTPKQRNYMELYYLEDYSLGEISETFDVSRQAVYDNIRRTEHMLEEYEEKLHLYEKFEQRQSLIQFMLDAVDTDNKELVHSLKQLQELE; this is translated from the coding sequence ATGCTTGAAAAAACAACCCGGATTAATTTTTTATTTGATTTTTATCAATCGCTGCTCACTCCAAAGCAAAGGAATTATATGGAGCTCTATTACCTTGAGGATTACTCGCTTGGTGAAATATCTGAAACCTTTGACGTCTCAAGGCAGGCCGTTTATGATAACATTCGACGTACAGAACATATGCTTGAGGAGTATGAGGAAAAATTACACTTATATGAGAAGTTTGAACAGCGCCAAAGCTTGATCCAGTTCATGCTTGACGCAGTAGATACAGATAATAAAGAACTCGTTCACTCTTTGAAGCAACTACAAGAATTGGAATAG